A DNA window from Hordeum vulgare subsp. vulgare chromosome 1H, MorexV3_pseudomolecules_assembly, whole genome shotgun sequence contains the following coding sequences:
- the LOC123421092 gene encoding putative polyol transporter 1, with the protein MASAAALPERKKKSNFMYAFTCAVSASMATVVLGYDVGVMSGASLYIKEDLRLTDVQVEIMMGILSVYALIGSFAGARTSDWIGRHYTVAIAAAIFFAGSLLMSFAVDYAMLMFGRFGCRHPKTR; encoded by the exons ATGGCTTCTGCTGCTGCGCTCCCGGAGCGCAAGAAGAAGAGCAATTTCATGTACGCCTTCACATGCGCGGTGTCGGCTTCCATGGCCACCGTCGTCCTCGGCTATG ACGTCGGGGTGATGAGCGGGGCGTCGCTGTACATCAAAGAGGACCTGCGGCTGACGGATGTGCAGGTGGAGATCATGATGGGGATCCTCAGCGTCTACGCGCTCATCGGCTCCTTCGCCGGCGCCAGGACGTCCGACTGGATCGGCCGCCACTACACCGTCGCCATCGCCGCCGCCATCTTCTTCGCCGGCTCCTTGCTCATGAGCTTCGCCGTCGACTACGCCATGCTCATGTTCGGCCGCTTCGGCTGCCGCCACCCAAAGACAAGGTGA